In the genome of Dermacentor andersoni chromosome 3, qqDerAnde1_hic_scaffold, whole genome shotgun sequence, one region contains:
- the 14-3-3epsilon gene encoding 14-3-3 protein epsilon, with amino-acid sequence MAEREDNVYKAKLAEQAERYDEMVEAMKRVASLDVELTVEERNLLSVAYKNVIGARRASWRIISSIEQKEENKGSESRLDMIRQYRIQVETELKEICQDILDVLDKHLIPTASTGESKVFYYKMKGDYHRYLAEFATGNDRKEAAENSLVAYKAASDIAMTELPPTHPIRLGLALNFSVFYYEILNSPDRACRLAKAAFDDAIAELDTLSEESYKDSTLIMQLLRDNLTLWTSDMQHDGEGEQKEQAPEVEDQDVS; translated from the exons ATGGCCGAGAGAGAAGACAACGTGTACAAGGCCAAGCTAGCGGAACAAGCCGAACGATACGACG AGATGGTTGAGGCTATGAAGCGGGTGGCATCCCTGGACGTGGAGCTAACCGTTGAAGAGCGCAACCTTCTGTCAGTGGCATACAAGAATGTGATTGGTGCCCGACGTGCCTCCTGGCGTATAATCAGTTCCATTGAGCAGAAGGAAGAGAACAAGGGATCCGAGAGCCGGCTCGACATGATCCGCCAGTACCGGATACAG GTTGAGACAGAGTTGAAAGAAATCTGCCAGGACATTTTGGATGTTTTGGACAAGCACCTCATCCCTACTGCCTCTACTGGTGAATCCAAGGTGTTCTACTACAAGAT GAAGGGTGACTACCACCGCTACCTGGCCGAGTTTGCGACGGGCAATGACCGCAAGGAGGCTGCCGAGAACAGCCTGGTGGCGTACAAAGCAGCCAGCGACATCGCCATGACGGAGCTGCCACCCACGCACCCTATCCGGCTGGGCCTGGCGCTCAACTTCTCTGTCTTCTACTATGAGATCCTCAACTCCCCTGACCGGGCCTGCCGGCTGGCCAAGGCAGCGTTCGACGATGCCATCGCTGAGCTGGACACCCTGAGTGAGGAGAGCTACAAGGACTCCACACTCATCATGCAACTGCTCAGGGATAACCTCACCCTCTGGACCTCCGACATGCAGCACGACG GTGAAGGTGAACAGAAGGAGCAGGCGCCAGAGGTTGAAGACCAAGATGTTTCGTAA
- the LOC126520824 gene encoding uncharacterized protein has protein sequence MSDSSSDESDERLREAAVTVQDIFAKNPGQKKPQESVQENNDATKDTGTTITDLSAECRQFLAKSLSNNLDKKIKIVDKHFEIQDDDNSTGIKLFTDSTVELVELEEPEVQRPRKKHKKSKEKVTDDMLAAIAVTPEWVLQQSGIQGANK, from the exons ATGTCAGACAGCAGCTCCGACGAGAGCGATGAACGACTACGAGAAGCGGCGGTCACTGTTCAAGATATTTTTGCGAAAAATCCGGGGCAGAAGAAGCCACAAGAAAG cgTGCAAGAAAACAATGACGCAACCAAGGACACCGGTACAACCATAACAGACTTGTCGGCGGAATGCAGACAGTTCCTCGCCAAGAGCTTGTCAAATAACTTGGACAA GAAAATCAAGATAGTTGATAAGCACTTTGAAATACAAGATGATGACAACAGCACAG GCATTAAGCTTTTTACTGACTCCACCGTGGAATTGGTCGAGCTTGAGGAACCCGAAGTGCAGCGACCTCGTAAGAAACACAAAAAGTCTAAAGAAAA GGTAACAGACGACATGCTCGCAGCCATTGCTGTAACACCGGAATGGGTGCTACAGCAGTCTGGCATCCAAGGTGCCAACAAATAG